AAGTTGAGGACCTTCTCCTCGCGGGAGTGGTCCGGGGTGTCGCCCGGCCCGTCGCCGCCCTTGCTGCCGGCGGCCGGTGGAATGCCGCAGGCGGCCAGTGCCGTGCCGCCCGCGGCGAGCGAGGCGGCGCGCAGCAGTCTGCGCCGGGACATGGCGGCCCGGCCGCTGGTGAGGCCGCGCTCCCACGCCTTGGCGACGGGCTCCGGCATGCCTTCGTACAGGTCCATGGGGACCGCCTTCCTGGGGAACGGGGAGGGGGAAGGGCTGGAGGGGGGTGGCAGAGGGGAGCCCTCATGGGCGCTCCCGAATGCCCTCGGAGAGGACCCCCGGGGGGTCGCTGTCGGGGGGCAGCCCCCACGGGCAGCCGTCAGCGGTCACCGAAGACGGTGCGGTGCCAGTCCTTCCGGACGACCCCCGTGGTCTCCGACATGACGTGCTTGATCTGGGTGTACTCCTCGAAGGAGTAGGCCGACATGTCCTTGCCGTGACCGGATGCCTTGTATCCGCCGTGCGGCATCTCGCTGATGATCGGGATGTGGTCGTTGAGCCACACGCATCCGGCCTGGAGCTCGCGGGACGCGCGCCCGGTGCGGAAGACGTCGCGGCTCCAGGCGGAGGCGGCGAGTCCGTAGGGGGTGTCGTTGGCGAGCGCGATGCCCTCGTCATCGGTGTCGAACGGCAGCACGACCAGGACGGGCCCGAAGATCTCCTGCTGGACGATCTCGCTGCCTTGCGGGGCGCCGGTGACCAGCGTCGGCAGGTAGTAGGCGCCCTTCGCCAGCTCCCCGCCCGGCGCCTGCCCGCCGGTGACGACGGTGGCGTAGGCGCGCGCCCGCTCCACGAAGGCGGCGACCCGGTCGCGCTGCGCGTGCGAGATCAGCGGCCCCAGGTCGGTCCCCTCGGCGAACGGGTCGCCCACGCGCACCCCGCTCATCAGGTCGGCGACGGCGGTCACGAACGCTTCGTAGAGGGGCCGCTGCACATAGGCGCGGGTCGCCGCGGTGCAGTCCTGGCCGGTGTTGATGAGCGCGCCCGCGACGGCGCCGTGGGCCGCAGCCGCCACGTCGGCGTCGTCGAAGACCAGGAAGGGCGCCTTGCCGCCCAGTTCGAGATGGAGCCGCTTGGCGGCGCGGGAGGCCGTGGTGGCGATCTCGGCGACGCGTCGTCCGACGGCGGTGGAGCCCGTGAAGGAGGTCATGGCGACGTCCGGGTGCCCGACGAGGGCCTCTCCCGCGTCCTTGCCCGCGCCCGTGACGATGTTGATGACGCCGTCCGGGATGCCCGCCTCCTGGGCCGCGGCGGCGAACATCAGCGAGGTGAGCGGGGT
This sequence is a window from Streptomyces sp. NBC_01775. Protein-coding genes within it:
- a CDS encoding gamma-aminobutyraldehyde dehydrogenase, whose product is MVQRFDVSERFAAGAQYVAGKPASGTSGRSHPVVDPATGERVLTFGLAGAADVDAAVGAARAAFPEWAGATPAERSEAMHRWAVRLGELSEEFVYAESLQCGKPLKLSREFDIPGSFDNVAFFAGAARGLTGVAAGEYSGGHTSYVRREPLGVIGSIAPWNYPLQMAAWKVLPAVAAGNTIVLKPSELTPLTSLMFAAAAQEAGIPDGVINIVTGAGKDAGEALVGHPDVAMTSFTGSTAVGRRVAEIATTASRAAKRLHLELGGKAPFLVFDDADVAAAAHGAVAGALINTGQDCTAATRAYVQRPLYEAFVTAVADLMSGVRVGDPFAEGTDLGPLISHAQRDRVAAFVERARAYATVVTGGQAPGGELAKGAYYLPTLVTGAPQGSEIVQQEIFGPVLVVLPFDTDDEGIALANDTPYGLAASAWSRDVFRTGRASRELQAGCVWLNDHIPIISEMPHGGYKASGHGKDMSAYSFEEYTQIKHVMSETTGVVRKDWHRTVFGDR